A region from the Cellvibrio sp. PSBB006 genome encodes:
- a CDS encoding diguanylate cyclase encodes MIRKVSYMLLIALICTTVSADEKVIRVNNFSDPNAGYAISMLRLALRYIDKPYRIEISTNDMTQARVNEEVRIGGNLDLAWTSSDAKMEATVLPIRIPLFKGLLGYRILIINKHDQAKFDRVETLEDLKQLTFGQGRTWADTNILEANGFTVIKANKYPSLFYMVEGGRFDAFPRGVHEPFGELAQRPELELAVEKNLIVAYKMPFYLFVSKNNPELAHDIETGFNRAIADGSFDEAFMNAPEVKDVIEKANMKNRKVFYIDNPTLSEETPLDRAELWFDPKDLP; translated from the coding sequence ATGATAAGAAAAGTCAGTTATATGCTCCTTATTGCGCTGATCTGTACCACTGTCAGCGCCGACGAAAAGGTTATTCGTGTCAACAACTTCAGCGACCCCAATGCCGGTTATGCCATCAGTATGCTGCGCCTGGCCTTGCGCTATATCGACAAGCCCTACCGCATCGAGATCAGCACCAATGACATGACTCAGGCGCGCGTGAATGAAGAAGTTCGCATTGGCGGAAACCTCGACCTTGCCTGGACGTCATCCGATGCGAAGATGGAAGCCACCGTCTTGCCGATTCGTATTCCGTTGTTTAAAGGTTTGCTGGGTTATCGCATCCTGATCATCAACAAACATGATCAGGCAAAATTTGATCGGGTGGAAACACTGGAGGATCTGAAACAATTAACCTTCGGTCAGGGTAGGACCTGGGCAGATACTAACATCCTTGAAGCCAATGGCTTTACCGTTATAAAAGCCAATAAATATCCCAGTTTGTTTTATATGGTTGAAGGCGGACGCTTTGACGCCTTCCCGCGCGGCGTGCATGAACCCTTTGGTGAGCTTGCCCAACGGCCGGAGCTTGAGCTGGCAGTGGAAAAGAATTTGATAGTCGCTTACAAGATGCCGTTTTATTTATTTGTTTCGAAGAATAATCCGGAATTGGCCCATGATATTGAAACCGGATTTAACCGCGCGATCGCCGATGGCAGTTTTGATGAAGCTTTTATGAATGCGCCGGAAGTGAAAGATGTGATCGAAAAGGCCAATATGAAAAACCGCAAAGTGTTTTATATCGACAACCCGACCTTGTCTGAGGAGACGCCGCTGGATAGGGCAGAGTTATGGTTTGATCCGAAGGATTTGCCATAA
- a CDS encoding peptidase, translating to MTYCVAITVDAGLVFCSDSRTNAGVDQVSTYSKMYRFGVDGQRQFVILSAGNLATTQAVISRIKKDIKELAPINLGNVQTMDDAADYVGEINRSEQEKHNAGNVATFEASFILGGQIFGDKPRLMLVYPQGNHITTSTDTPYLQIGESKYGKPILDRILQPQTTLDTAALCALVSMDSTMRSNLTVAPPIEIMMYQTDSFVLQHNRFDEDDEYLRELKRSWDARIAEAFLQLPAVNWPLQMNDGYVQN from the coding sequence ATGACTTATTGTGTTGCTATTACTGTTGACGCCGGTTTGGTGTTCTGTTCTGACTCGCGCACCAATGCCGGCGTCGACCAAGTCAGCACCTACAGCAAGATGTACCGCTTCGGCGTTGACGGGCAACGCCAGTTTGTCATCCTCTCTGCCGGAAACCTCGCCACGACCCAGGCGGTTATTTCGCGGATCAAGAAAGACATCAAGGAATTAGCCCCGATCAATCTGGGCAATGTACAGACCATGGACGACGCCGCCGACTATGTCGGTGAGATCAATCGCTCGGAACAGGAAAAGCACAACGCTGGCAACGTAGCCACCTTTGAAGCCAGCTTTATCCTCGGCGGACAGATCTTTGGCGACAAACCGCGCCTGATGCTGGTTTACCCCCAAGGCAACCACATCACCACCTCCACCGACACGCCCTACCTGCAAATCGGTGAAAGCAAATACGGCAAGCCCATCCTGGATCGCATCCTCCAGCCGCAAACCACGCTGGATACAGCAGCCCTCTGCGCCCTGGTGTCCATGGATTCCACCATGCGTTCCAACCTCACCGTCGCGCCTCCCATCGAAATCATGATGTACCAGACGGACAGCTTTGTGTTGCAGCACAACCGTTTTGATGAAGATGATGAGTATTTGCGCGAATTAAAACGTTCCTGGGATGCGCGTATTGCGGAAGCGTTTTTACAATTGCCGGCGGTAAATTGGCCACTGCAAATGAATGATGGGTATGTTCAAAATTAA
- a CDS encoding DUF945 family protein — MKKLAGILIVIALYAGASFYTGYQGEKNIRQQFALSQQQSEAQGVQLELTRYERGVFFSEVEFTATYSTMGLPIGGFSLSSKSRVQHGPLLFLGKVGVGLFSSVSTLEIVTGDAEADQKLAAIFGESIGEIVTLGHFNNSYTSTWTVPAINYSDEGDVLSVDGINLTVNGTYTSMDMTGSVDVGAMDIAMADGTHITTTPLTGNFDVKNISELVNISNMNMAMDSITFRNAAMVSGSVEQIKVVQTQKLVNGKIDTFVSLSAAKVNGPLEITALHYDITLNQLDPAAIRKWAEIAKTMQADPETAMANNSEAMTELMNIALQEGLQFKLAMGADFMGGSAKMDWVADYQSLADGRTINSIVDPLDYLLLVNSDLKINVSESIVMQTPLVMMVGQYMDTYITQDGDQYVMHATLKNGVVKVGNTEIPPEMLLALLPALGGAEPEQPAFDDSGYDTE; from the coding sequence ATGAAAAAACTTGCAGGAATTCTAATTGTTATCGCTTTGTATGCCGGCGCCTCCTTTTATACCGGTTATCAGGGCGAGAAAAATATTCGCCAACAATTTGCCTTGAGCCAGCAGCAATCTGAAGCGCAGGGTGTTCAGCTGGAGCTTACTCGCTATGAGCGCGGCGTATTCTTTAGCGAGGTGGAATTTACCGCGACCTACTCGACTATGGGGCTGCCGATTGGCGGTTTTAGCTTGTCCAGCAAGTCTCGCGTACAACATGGGCCCTTATTATTTCTGGGGAAAGTGGGCGTAGGACTGTTTTCCTCTGTGTCGACATTGGAAATTGTTACTGGTGATGCCGAGGCAGATCAGAAACTGGCGGCCATCTTTGGTGAAAGCATTGGCGAAATCGTCACCCTGGGACATTTCAACAACAGTTACACCTCAACCTGGACCGTGCCGGCCATTAATTACAGCGATGAAGGCGACGTATTGAGCGTTGACGGTATCAACCTCACCGTTAATGGAACATACACATCCATGGATATGACCGGTTCTGTTGACGTGGGTGCAATGGATATTGCAATGGCCGATGGCACACACATCACCACGACGCCGTTGACGGGTAATTTCGATGTGAAAAATATTTCGGAGCTGGTCAACATTTCCAACATGAATATGGCGATGGACAGTATTACCTTCCGCAACGCTGCCATGGTGAGCGGTTCCGTCGAACAAATTAAAGTTGTGCAAACACAAAAACTGGTGAATGGAAAGATCGACACTTTTGTCAGCTTGTCCGCTGCCAAGGTGAATGGTCCGCTGGAAATTACTGCACTTCATTACGACATCACGCTTAATCAACTGGACCCGGCGGCGATTCGAAAATGGGCCGAGATTGCCAAAACCATGCAAGCCGATCCGGAAACGGCCATGGCGAACAACAGTGAAGCCATGACAGAGCTGATGAACATCGCGTTGCAGGAAGGATTGCAATTCAAGCTGGCAATGGGCGCCGACTTTATGGGTGGTAGCGCGAAGATGGATTGGGTAGCAGATTACCAGTCACTGGCGGATGGCCGTACGATAAACAGCATTGTTGATCCGCTGGATTATCTGCTGCTGGTCAACAGTGATCTGAAGATTAATGTCTCCGAATCCATTGTGATGCAAACACCGCTGGTGATGATGGTTGGCCAATACATGGATACCTACATTACCCAGGACGGCGATCAATACGTGATGCACGCCACCTTGAAAAATGGTGTAGTGAAAGTCGGTAATACTGAAATACCACCAGAGATGTTGTTGGCGTTACTGCCGGCACTGGGTGGTGCAGAACCCGAGCAACCGGCGTTTGATGATTCCGGTTACGATACCGAGTAA
- a CDS encoding mechanosensitive ion channel family protein: MQYEEEIMQIVNVYVIPWGINILVALLIFLIGRIVVGVISSLIGKALSHTKWDTILVEFVQQLVRAILLIFVIVAVLDQLGVNTTSVIAVLGAAGLAIGLALQGSLQNFAAGFMLLVFRPFKSGDFVEAAGTMGVVEKIHIFSTIMRTGDNKEVIVPNGAIYSGNIINYSARQTRRIDMIFGIGYGDDIKKARDVITAVVSADERVLSEPETVIAVSELGASSVNFVVRPWVRTDDYWPVKFDLTEKIKLAFDENGISIPFPQMDVHWIKPVEEADSKKEE; encoded by the coding sequence ATGCAGTACGAAGAAGAAATCATGCAAATTGTGAATGTCTACGTTATACCCTGGGGCATTAACATCCTGGTCGCTTTACTGATTTTTTTAATCGGTCGTATCGTAGTAGGCGTTATCAGTTCTCTTATCGGCAAAGCACTTTCTCACACCAAGTGGGATACGATCCTGGTGGAGTTTGTTCAACAACTCGTACGCGCCATATTGCTGATTTTTGTCATCGTAGCCGTACTTGATCAACTCGGTGTCAATACCACGTCAGTGATCGCCGTGCTCGGTGCCGCAGGCTTGGCTATTGGTCTGGCACTCCAGGGGTCGCTGCAAAATTTTGCTGCCGGCTTTATGCTCTTGGTATTTCGCCCGTTTAAATCCGGCGACTTTGTGGAAGCTGCCGGCACCATGGGTGTGGTAGAAAAAATCCATATCTTCTCCACCATCATGCGCACTGGCGACAATAAAGAAGTGATTGTTCCTAACGGCGCTATTTACAGCGGTAACATCATCAACTATTCCGCGCGGCAGACCCGCCGTATCGACATGATATTCGGCATTGGCTACGGCGACGATATCAAGAAAGCGCGCGATGTTATTACGGCAGTGGTAAGTGCTGACGAGCGCGTTCTGAGTGAACCGGAGACGGTGATTGCTGTATCCGAGCTGGGCGCCAGCAGTGTGAATTTTGTGGTGCGTCCCTGGGTAAGGACAGATGATTACTGGCCGGTAAAGTTTGATTTAACAGAGAAGATCAAATTGGCATTTGATGAGAATGGTATTTCTATTCCCTTCCCACAAATGGATGTGCATTGGATCAAGCCTGTTGAGGAAGCGGACTCAAAGAAGGAAGAATAG
- a CDS encoding electron transport complex subunit E, with protein sequence MSDSVNYKEITQKGLWGNNPALVQLLGLCPLLAVSGSVVNGLGLGLATLLVLTSSNTIVSLIRTKVSDAVRLPAFVMIIASLTTCIELLMKAFTYELYQILGIFIPLIVTNCAVLGRADAFASKNRLLPSIVDGFTMGLGFALVLVAIGAIRELLGNGTLFVDMHLLFGDIARDWTLNVFGSSYPGFLLAVLPPGAFIVTGFLIALKNLIDGEIKRRAEARKAKPVKGSKRVRTTGSIA encoded by the coding sequence ATGAGTGACTCCGTCAATTACAAAGAGATCACCCAAAAAGGACTCTGGGGCAACAACCCCGCGCTGGTGCAATTGCTGGGCTTGTGCCCGCTGCTGGCGGTCAGTGGTTCAGTGGTCAATGGCCTCGGTCTCGGTCTCGCCACACTGTTGGTACTTACTTCCTCCAACACAATAGTGTCGCTGATTCGCACCAAGGTCAGTGATGCCGTGCGCCTGCCGGCATTCGTCATGATCATTGCGTCATTAACGACCTGTATTGAATTATTGATGAAGGCGTTTACTTACGAGCTGTATCAAATCCTCGGCATCTTTATTCCTTTGATTGTGACCAACTGTGCGGTGCTCGGCCGCGCGGATGCATTCGCCAGCAAGAACCGTTTACTGCCCTCTATAGTCGATGGTTTCACCATGGGGTTGGGTTTTGCGCTGGTGCTGGTCGCGATTGGTGCGATTCGGGAATTACTGGGCAACGGCACCTTGTTTGTCGATATGCATTTACTCTTTGGTGACATTGCCCGCGATTGGACACTGAATGTGTTCGGCAGTAGCTACCCCGGTTTCTTACTCGCAGTTCTGCCACCCGGCGCCTTTATTGTGACCGGTTTTCTGATTGCGCTGAAAAATCTTATCGACGGTGAAATCAAACGGCGTGCCGAAGCGCGTAAAGCCAAACCGGTTAAAGGCAGCAAGCGCGTGCGCACAACCGGCAGCATTGCCTGA
- the rsxG gene encoding electron transport complex subunit RsxG, with protein MLGASISKNSLLLAIFALIAAGGLALTNEGTKARIQKAERAAQQKALFEIVPRSHHDNDLLLDTVPVPENAWHLLGLKKGGDIHIARQNGQVVAMIIPAVAPDGYSGDIRMIVGVNRDGSVAGVRVLAHNETPGLGDKVDLKKSDWILSFNGKSLTAPAPADWAVKKDGGEFDQFTGATITPRAVVNQVRRVLEFVATEDEILSLGAKAETTSSETATDTPTSQEHPHE; from the coding sequence ATGTTAGGTGCCTCCATCAGCAAAAACAGTTTGTTGCTCGCCATCTTTGCGCTAATAGCAGCCGGCGGCCTGGCTCTGACCAACGAAGGCACCAAGGCGCGTATTCAAAAAGCTGAGCGGGCCGCGCAACAAAAAGCCCTGTTTGAAATTGTGCCGCGCTCACACCATGACAATGATCTGCTGCTGGACACAGTTCCGGTACCGGAGAATGCCTGGCACCTTTTAGGATTGAAAAAAGGCGGTGACATTCATATCGCCCGGCAAAATGGCCAGGTAGTAGCGATGATCATCCCCGCCGTTGCGCCGGATGGTTACAGCGGCGATATCCGCATGATCGTCGGTGTAAACCGGGATGGCTCTGTGGCCGGTGTGCGAGTATTGGCTCACAATGAAACGCCGGGGCTGGGCGATAAAGTGGACTTGAAAAAAAGCGACTGGATTTTATCCTTTAACGGTAAATCCCTGACGGCGCCCGCTCCGGCAGACTGGGCGGTCAAAAAAGACGGCGGCGAATTTGATCAATTCACTGGCGCTACCATTACGCCGCGGGCGGTGGTCAATCAGGTGCGTCGCGTACTGGAATTTGTCGCGACCGAGGATGAAATCTTATCTCTCGGCGCTAAAGCTGAAACGACCAGCAGTGAAACTGCTACCGACACACCAACATCACAGGAACACCCCCATGAGTGA